A section of the Litoribacterium kuwaitense genome encodes:
- the rplT gene encoding 50S ribosomal protein L20 → MPRVKGGTVTRRRRKKQLKLAKGYFGAKHSLFKVANQQVMKSLQYAYRDRRQRKRDFRKLWIARINAAARMNGLSYSRMMYGLKQAGITMNRKMLADLAVHDEKGFADLAAKAKEQL, encoded by the coding sequence ATGCCTAGAGTAAAAGGTGGGACGGTTACACGCCGTCGTCGTAAAAAGCAGTTAAAGTTAGCTAAAGGATATTTTGGCGCGAAGCACTCTTTGTTTAAAGTCGCTAACCAGCAGGTCATGAAATCATTGCAATATGCCTACCGTGACCGTAGACAGCGTAAGCGTGATTTCCGTAAGCTTTGGATTGCACGTATTAATGCAGCTGCACGTATGAATGGACTTTCATACAGCCGTATGATGTACGGTCTTAAGCAAGCGGGGATTACAATGAACCGTAAAATGCTTGCTGACCTTGCTGTTCACGATGAAAAGGGTTTTGCAGATCTTGCTGCAAAAGCGAAGGAACAACTATAA
- a CDS encoding M42 family metallopeptidase gives MDEKLQMLKALTDAKGIPGNEAEPRKVMEQYIKPFADNDGVTTDHLGSLIAKKTGKENGPKIMVAGHLDEVGFMITHIDDKGFLRFQTVGGWWSQVMLAQRVTIVTSKGDVTGVIGSKPPHVLSPEARKKPVEIKDMFIDVGATSKEEAESFGIRPGDQAVPYFEFTVMDNEDMLLAKAWDNRIGCAIAIDVLRELKGKDHPNVVYGVGTIQEEVGLRGAKTSAHYIQPDIGFGVDVGIAGDTPGTSEQDRHGTLGKGPQIVLYDASMISHKGLRDLVVKTAEDNDIPFQYESMPGGGTDSGNIHVTANGVPSLSITVPTRYIHSHAAILHRKDYEHAVELIVKVIEALDKDTVHRLTYGD, from the coding sequence ATGGATGAAAAGCTTCAAATGCTTAAAGCACTAACTGACGCTAAAGGAATTCCTGGTAATGAAGCAGAGCCTCGCAAGGTTATGGAACAATACATAAAGCCGTTTGCCGATAATGACGGCGTCACAACCGATCATCTAGGAAGTTTAATTGCAAAAAAAACCGGTAAGGAAAATGGGCCAAAAATTATGGTTGCAGGGCACCTTGATGAAGTCGGTTTTATGATTACACATATTGACGATAAAGGTTTTTTACGTTTTCAAACAGTTGGAGGCTGGTGGAGTCAGGTGATGCTCGCTCAGCGAGTGACCATTGTGACTTCAAAAGGCGATGTAACTGGCGTCATCGGATCAAAACCACCACACGTACTTTCTCCAGAAGCGCGTAAAAAACCAGTCGAGATCAAAGATATGTTCATTGACGTAGGGGCGACAAGCAAAGAAGAGGCAGAGTCCTTTGGTATCCGTCCTGGAGATCAAGCAGTACCTTATTTCGAATTTACTGTAATGGATAACGAGGATATGTTGCTTGCAAAGGCATGGGACAACCGAATCGGTTGTGCGATTGCGATTGATGTTTTAAGAGAACTAAAAGGAAAAGATCATCCGAACGTCGTATACGGTGTCGGAACGATTCAAGAAGAGGTTGGTCTGCGTGGAGCAAAAACGTCAGCTCACTACATCCAGCCGGATATTGGCTTCGGTGTTGATGTTGGGATCGCGGGAGACACGCCGGGAACAAGTGAGCAAGACAGACATGGCACCTTAGGAAAAGGTCCACAAATTGTATTATATGATGCGTCGATGATCTCCCATAAAGGGCTTCGTGACCTAGTGGTAAAAACTGCGGAAGACAACGACATCCCATTTCAGTATGAATCCATGCCTGGCGGCGGTACAGACTCAGGAAATATTCATGTGACTGCAAATGGTGTTCCATCGTTATCCATTACTGTGCCGACACGATACATCCATTCACACGCTGCAATTTTGCATCGAAAAGACTACGAGCATGCTGTTGAACTGATCGTTAAAGTCATCGAGGCTTTGGATAAAGATACGGTGCATCGTCTAACATACGGAGACTAA
- a CDS encoding replication initiation and membrane attachment family protein, with the protein MFEIPDLSLEAYETVTRPFNDVFKSVQFSELKSVETPPLTEGKTYEQSNHSTGPEISDDVFDFQLFLSGLSELMIPKEAVTPDVKAAVYKLALAYGIHATEMKKVVMSALTQYDEIDIELLRKQAREWYQFETGETLPHFIHRIQPAPQQEFVEQVPKNEEDRLIQALEQSSPYQLLCDWSGGAKPSEADLRMVEEVMFQQKLTPGVVNVLLYYVMLKSDMKLNRGYVEKIAGHWSRKHISTVREAMTLAKEEHAKYKQWQEEKRQPSAAKKTAIRAEKLPSWANESRSDSPSEPMSEEDELDKVRLEERLKQFASFSQKDTD; encoded by the coding sequence TTGTTTGAAATTCCTGATCTGTCATTGGAAGCGTATGAAACCGTTACTCGTCCGTTTAATGACGTGTTTAAAAGTGTTCAATTCTCGGAATTAAAGTCTGTAGAGACACCGCCGTTGACTGAAGGTAAAACCTATGAGCAGTCGAATCATTCGACAGGCCCTGAAATTAGTGACGATGTTTTTGACTTTCAGTTGTTTTTATCCGGTTTATCTGAATTGATGATTCCGAAAGAAGCAGTGACACCTGATGTGAAAGCAGCCGTCTATAAGCTAGCTCTAGCTTACGGTATTCACGCGACAGAAATGAAAAAAGTTGTGATGAGTGCGTTAACGCAATACGATGAGATTGATATTGAGCTGCTCCGTAAACAGGCAAGAGAATGGTATCAATTTGAAACAGGCGAGACGCTTCCACACTTTATTCATCGCATCCAGCCTGCCCCGCAGCAGGAATTTGTCGAGCAAGTACCCAAAAACGAAGAAGATCGGCTCATTCAAGCATTGGAGCAATCTTCCCCTTATCAGCTCCTATGTGATTGGTCTGGCGGAGCAAAGCCCTCCGAGGCAGATTTGCGGATGGTGGAGGAAGTGATGTTTCAGCAGAAGCTCACCCCAGGCGTCGTCAATGTTCTTCTCTACTATGTCATGCTAAAAAGTGATATGAAGCTGAATCGAGGCTACGTAGAAAAAATTGCTGGACACTGGTCCCGTAAACATATTTCTACAGTGCGCGAAGCGATGACGCTTGCTAAAGAAGAGCATGCAAAATATAAGCAATGGCAGGAGGAGAAGCGTCAGCCCTCTGCCGCTAAAAAAACGGCCATTCGCGCTGAAAAGCTCCCATCGTGGGCGAATGAATCGCGTAGTGACTCACCATCAGAGCCGATGAGCGAGGAAGATGAGTTGGACAAAGTACGGCTTGAAGAGCGTCTAAAGCAATTTGCTTCATTTTCCCAAAAAGATACTGATTGA
- a CDS encoding TVP38/TMEM64 family protein: MQEWLDIASVWVAAAGIFAPLIFLGLHIIRPFLFIPVSVLCLLGGVLFGFWLGSFLSILGLWAVCEWFYWGVQKIPWLHRKINHLKESYGGQRKWTISQLVMLRLVPFMHFHFVSLLVMDYAKTRSAYRFYSLVTIVPTAFLYTIFGRSLTKLPPLVVLGSVLVLGGFILSARQKLTTLAWEEFFAMAEPSKSRAD; the protein is encoded by the coding sequence GTGCAGGAATGGCTTGACATCGCATCCGTCTGGGTGGCTGCAGCTGGCATCTTTGCGCCTTTAATCTTTCTTGGTCTGCACATCATTCGTCCGTTCTTGTTTATTCCAGTCTCGGTTTTATGCCTGTTAGGTGGCGTTCTGTTCGGGTTTTGGTTAGGAAGTTTTTTGTCTATATTAGGGTTATGGGCCGTATGTGAATGGTTTTACTGGGGTGTACAAAAAATACCGTGGTTACACAGGAAAATCAATCATCTGAAGGAGTCGTACGGGGGACAGAGAAAGTGGACGATTTCTCAGTTGGTAATGTTGCGCCTCGTGCCATTTATGCATTTTCATTTTGTGTCTCTATTAGTTATGGATTATGCAAAGACACGAAGCGCGTACCGTTTTTATTCACTTGTAACCATTGTTCCGACCGCTTTTTTGTACACAATATTCGGCCGTTCGCTCACGAAACTCCCTCCGCTTGTTGTTCTCGGAAGTGTGCTTGTGCTTGGCGGATTCATTCTTAGTGCACGGCAAAAGCTGACGACTCTTGCTTGGGAAGAATTTTTTGCGATGGCAGAACCCTCTAAATCTCGTGCGGACTAA
- the dnaI gene encoding primosomal protein DnaI, producing the protein MKPIQQTLRSLGRQNADFQQRTNELHQQVLAHPDVRAFIEEHRLTQKQIDRNMMTFYEYATQETNCEHCRDAAHCKNVVKGYIPHLAFIPPRVEIRYDKCPQAKRELQERELRSLVQSISIPNDILQASMADLNELDEATKRRAVHFAVDFVDSYNPTSPPAGLYIHGPFGTGKTYLLGAIANEMKRRHQVGSLLVYVPEFVRQCKQSLRDDSLNQKVKALQEADVLMLDDLGAESMSSWIRDDVLAPILQYRLMHKRPLFISSNFSYSELKHHFLILSAVSMKN; encoded by the coding sequence ATGAAACCGATACAACAAACGCTACGATCACTCGGGCGGCAAAATGCTGATTTTCAACAGAGGACAAATGAATTACATCAGCAGGTACTCGCTCATCCTGACGTTCGTGCATTCATTGAAGAACATCGTCTCACGCAAAAACAAATTGACCGAAATATGATGACGTTTTATGAGTATGCAACACAGGAGACAAATTGCGAACATTGCCGTGATGCTGCTCATTGTAAAAACGTTGTGAAGGGGTACATTCCCCATCTTGCGTTTATACCACCGCGCGTGGAGATACGCTATGATAAATGTCCGCAAGCAAAGCGTGAGTTACAGGAGAGAGAGCTGCGGTCACTCGTGCAATCGATCTCTATTCCGAATGATATTTTACAGGCGAGTATGGCTGACCTCAACGAGTTGGATGAAGCGACAAAACGCAGGGCTGTTCATTTTGCCGTTGATTTTGTCGATTCATACAACCCCACGTCGCCCCCAGCTGGTCTTTATATTCACGGCCCATTCGGTACTGGGAAGACCTATTTGTTGGGAGCAATCGCTAACGAAATGAAACGAAGGCATCAAGTAGGCTCTTTGCTCGTGTATGTTCCCGAGTTTGTTCGTCAATGTAAGCAATCTTTAAGAGATGATTCGTTAAATCAAAAGGTGAAAGCTTTACAAGAAGCAGATGTATTGATGCTTGATGATCTTGGTGCGGAATCGATGTCGAGCTGGATTCGTGATGATGTGCTTGCTCCTATCCTACAGTATCGCTTAATGCATAAACGTCCACTCTTCATCTCTTCAAATTTTAGCTATAGTGAATTGAAGCATCATTTTCTTATACTCAGCGCGGTGAGCATGAAGAATTGA
- the rpmI gene encoding 50S ribosomal protein L35 — MPKMKTHRGAAKRFKKTGSGKLKRAHAYTSHMFAHKSQKQKRKLRKGALVDASDMKRIRQMLDNVK, encoded by the coding sequence ATGCCAAAAATGAAAACGCACCGTGGTGCTGCTAAGCGTTTTAAAAAGACAGGTTCAGGTAAACTGAAGCGTGCCCACGCATACACTAGCCATATGTTTGCTCACAAATCTCAAAAGCAAAAACGCAAATTGCGTAAAGGTGCTCTTGTAGATGCTTCTGATATGAAGCGTATTCGTCAAATGCTTGATAACGTAAAATAA
- a CDS encoding sigma-w pathway protein ysdB, giving the protein MQWLFILVLIVAVAFVAYSLVKYMNQPQRKLHRAKETHDFYLHDEPQVDTLKITYKGLAFEGKKTLGATEEGFEVISIILRPVNPKRLSGMTKDDFYFIEREVFIYYPNADVLWDDPVKQLFQPSS; this is encoded by the coding sequence ATGCAGTGGCTTTTTATCCTCGTTCTCATCGTTGCCGTTGCTTTTGTCGCGTACAGTCTTGTCAAATATATGAATCAACCCCAACGAAAGCTCCATAGAGCTAAAGAAACACATGACTTTTATTTGCATGATGAACCTCAGGTGGATACTTTGAAGATTACGTATAAAGGGCTGGCATTTGAAGGAAAAAAGACACTTGGAGCGACTGAGGAAGGATTTGAAGTGATCTCCATAATCCTTCGGCCAGTAAACCCTAAGCGTCTTAGCGGGATGACGAAAGACGATTTTTATTTTATTGAGCGTGAAGTATTCATTTATTACCCTAACGCAGATGTGCTTTGGGATGACCCTGTCAAACAGCTCTTTCAGCCTTCTTCATGA
- the infC gene encoding translation initiation factor IF-3, protein MEVALISKEFIVNESIRAREVRVIGVNGEQIGVKTRQEALEMAANANLDLVLVAAQAKPPVVRIMDFGKYRYEQQKKDKEARKNQKTIQVKEVRLSPGIEEHDFNTKLRNARKFLDKGDKVKASIRFRGRAITHKDLGQKVLDRLAEECKDLGTMEVRPKMEGRSMFILMAPVNEKK, encoded by the coding sequence ATGGAGGTGGCTCTGATTAGCAAAGAGTTTATTGTCAATGAATCCATTCGTGCCCGTGAAGTAAGGGTAATTGGCGTGAATGGTGAGCAAATTGGTGTGAAAACGCGGCAGGAAGCTTTAGAAATGGCCGCAAATGCCAATCTTGATCTGGTTTTGGTCGCTGCACAGGCTAAACCGCCGGTTGTCCGCATTATGGACTTCGGAAAGTATCGTTATGAGCAACAAAAGAAAGATAAAGAAGCTCGTAAAAATCAAAAAACGATTCAGGTGAAAGAAGTACGCTTAAGTCCTGGTATTGAAGAACATGATTTTAATACGAAGCTTCGCAATGCCCGCAAATTTTTGGACAAAGGCGATAAAGTGAAAGCTAGCATTCGCTTTCGCGGTCGTGCCATTACTCACAAAGATCTTGGTCAGAAGGTTCTTGATCGGCTTGCAGAGGAATGTAAAGACCTTGGTACGATGGAGGTTCGTCCAAAAATGGAAGGACGAAGCATGTTTATTTTAATGGCTCCGGTCAACGAAAAAAAGTAA
- a CDS encoding DUF1294 domain-containing protein — translation MIYGVLFVIFMCNGYAFLLMALDKKKAKAGSRRIRERSLWKAAWLFGAAGALAGMYAYRHKTKHRSFVWGMPLLLFLQIMIFVFGLSWWVTTT, via the coding sequence ATGATCTATGGTGTACTCTTCGTCATCTTCATGTGCAATGGGTACGCGTTTTTGTTGATGGCCCTCGATAAGAAAAAGGCAAAGGCTGGCTCACGAAGGATACGAGAACGATCACTTTGGAAAGCCGCGTGGTTGTTCGGTGCAGCTGGTGCTTTAGCAGGGATGTATGCTTACCGGCACAAGACGAAGCATCGCTCCTTCGTATGGGGAATGCCATTGTTGCTCTTTTTGCAAATCATGATTTTCGTTTTTGGTTTATCGTGGTGGGTTACAACAACATGA
- the thrS gene encoding threonine--tRNA ligase, producing MSSNIQLTFPDGHIKEFANGTTGEEVAASISPGLKKKALAIALDGQHYDLRRPIQQSASIEIITPETDAGLEILRHSSAHLMAQAVKRLFSDVKLGVGPVIENGFYYDIDMPHTLTPEDLPAIEKEMKKIVDENLLVEREEVSLEEARRIFADMGDELKLELLEDIPAGEAITLYRQGEFLDLCRGVHVPSTSKLKVFKLMSISGAYWRGDSNNRMLQRIYGTAFAKKEELKQHLIYLAEAKERDHRKLGKELEIFTVSQKVGQGLPLWLPKGATIRRTIERYIVDIEERLGYDHVYTPVLGSVELYKTSGHWDHYQEDMFPTLEMDNEDLVLRPMNCPHHMMVYKNKMYSYRHLPVRIAELGTMHRHEMSGALAGLQRVRGMTLNDAHIFARPDQLKDEFIRVVELIQKVYEDFKIGDYYFRLSYRDPNDKEKYIDNDDMWEKAQALLKETMEEMGMPYVEAEGEAAFYGPKLDVQVKTALGKDETLSTVQLDFHLPERFDLTYIGEDGKEHRPVVIHRGVVSTMERFVAFLIEEYKGAFPTWLAPVQVMVIPVSLEAHHDYSQKVKEVLQNERVRVEIDEREEKLGYKIREAQTKKIPYMIVVGDQELADQAVNVRKYGSNDSETVSLDEFVSSIVEEIHQKKA from the coding sequence ATGTCGTCAAACATCCAACTGACATTTCCAGATGGTCATATAAAGGAATTTGCCAATGGAACGACGGGGGAAGAAGTTGCTGCCAGCATTTCCCCAGGATTAAAGAAAAAAGCGCTAGCGATTGCGTTAGATGGCCAACACTACGATTTGCGGCGCCCGATTCAGCAAAGTGCGTCGATTGAGATTATTACACCAGAAACCGATGCCGGTTTAGAAATTTTGCGACATTCAAGCGCGCATTTAATGGCTCAAGCTGTCAAACGTCTGTTTTCCGATGTGAAGCTTGGTGTAGGCCCTGTCATTGAAAATGGCTTCTACTACGATATTGATATGCCCCATACGTTAACACCTGAAGATTTGCCTGCGATTGAAAAAGAAATGAAAAAAATTGTCGACGAAAATCTGCTGGTGGAGCGGGAAGAAGTCAGTCTAGAAGAAGCGCGCCGTATTTTTGCAGATATGGGTGATGAATTAAAGCTGGAGCTTCTCGAAGACATCCCCGCAGGTGAAGCGATTACGTTATATCGTCAAGGAGAATTTTTAGACCTTTGCCGTGGGGTGCATGTTCCTTCGACGAGCAAGCTGAAAGTATTTAAACTCATGTCCATTTCGGGAGCGTATTGGCGCGGTGACAGCAACAACCGAATGCTGCAGCGAATTTACGGCACCGCTTTTGCTAAAAAGGAAGAGCTGAAGCAACATCTCATTTATTTAGCGGAAGCGAAAGAGCGTGATCACCGTAAGCTTGGAAAAGAACTGGAGATCTTTACTGTAAGCCAAAAAGTCGGTCAAGGTCTTCCGCTTTGGCTTCCAAAAGGCGCAACGATTCGGCGAACGATTGAACGCTATATTGTCGATATTGAAGAGCGGCTCGGTTATGATCATGTCTATACGCCGGTGCTTGGAAGTGTGGAGCTATACAAAACGTCAGGACATTGGGATCATTATCAAGAGGATATGTTTCCAACGCTCGAAATGGATAATGAAGACCTCGTCTTACGGCCAATGAATTGTCCGCACCATATGATGGTATATAAAAATAAAATGTATAGCTATCGTCATCTCCCCGTCCGAATCGCAGAATTAGGAACGATGCACCGTCATGAGATGTCGGGTGCACTAGCTGGCCTTCAGCGGGTTCGAGGAATGACTTTGAATGATGCGCATATTTTTGCTCGCCCGGACCAGTTAAAGGACGAATTTATTCGGGTCGTCGAATTGATCCAAAAAGTGTACGAAGACTTTAAAATCGGCGATTACTACTTCAGGCTCTCTTACCGCGACCCTAACGATAAAGAGAAATACATCGATAATGATGACATGTGGGAAAAAGCCCAGGCACTCTTAAAAGAAACAATGGAAGAAATGGGCATGCCTTACGTAGAAGCCGAAGGAGAAGCAGCTTTTTATGGACCGAAGCTTGACGTGCAAGTGAAAACGGCATTAGGTAAGGATGAAACACTGTCAACCGTGCAGCTTGATTTCCATTTACCTGAACGCTTCGATCTAACATATATCGGTGAAGACGGTAAAGAACATCGCCCAGTGGTTATCCATCGCGGTGTCGTTTCAACGATGGAGCGCTTTGTCGCCTTCTTGATCGAGGAGTATAAAGGGGCCTTCCCGACCTGGCTCGCCCCAGTGCAAGTGATGGTTATCCCGGTATCGCTCGAGGCACATCATGATTATAGCCAAAAGGTAAAAGAAGTACTTCAGAATGAGCGAGTGCGTGTAGAGATTGATGAGCGGGAAGAAAAACTCGGGTATAAAATCCGCGAAGCGCAGACGAAAAAGATCCCGTATATGATCGTTGTGGGCGATCAAGAACTGGCAGATCAAGCTGTCAATGTTCGGAAGTATGGATCCAACGATTCAGAAACAGTGTCGCTTGACGAATTCGTTTCGTCAATTGTAGAAGAAATTCACCAGAAAAAAGCGTAA
- a CDS encoding putative sporulation protein YtxC yields MFIRFSTVMYDDVINLAEGLRQRLKLDHDDVQVWSTLHEVCLRMHCPAFSRDFYIKGVPVFVQWMMDTQEASLVTQILRHTYAYENDDEINYLMNMVYLLLEGEKPDIPGSVQLVQERRDWLVQGWSQLEEHISFSFESFVQFRLKGYRDCLERIVEKAIEEAKLEEEYQSFIDTLRQFVESRQYSDVTARIRFGEHCQLFSEDFRLKRTDFLLEDWPSSIYAYEPGNSRSVVMAALLSLNPQQLIVYGDEVGEPMIQTIRNVFQERAVLRAKGQFDEDTRQWHLKNA; encoded by the coding sequence GTGTTCATCCGATTTTCAACTGTGATGTACGATGATGTAATCAATTTGGCGGAGGGGCTTCGGCAACGTTTGAAGCTAGACCACGATGATGTACAAGTGTGGTCAACGCTGCACGAGGTCTGCTTACGTATGCATTGCCCTGCATTTTCAAGAGATTTTTATATAAAAGGAGTTCCTGTCTTCGTGCAATGGATGATGGATACACAGGAAGCGTCTTTGGTGACACAGATTTTACGCCATACCTATGCCTACGAAAATGATGATGAAATTAATTATCTCATGAATATGGTCTATCTTTTACTTGAAGGAGAAAAGCCGGACATCCCAGGAAGCGTTCAGCTCGTTCAAGAAAGGCGAGATTGGCTCGTTCAGGGGTGGTCTCAGCTTGAAGAGCATATATCGTTTTCGTTTGAGTCATTTGTTCAGTTTCGTCTAAAAGGGTATCGTGATTGTCTGGAACGGATTGTTGAAAAAGCGATCGAAGAAGCGAAGTTAGAGGAGGAATATCAGTCGTTTATCGATACGTTACGTCAGTTTGTTGAATCAAGACAATACAGTGATGTAACAGCTCGAATTCGTTTTGGGGAGCACTGTCAATTGTTTTCCGAAGATTTTCGCTTGAAGCGCACGGATTTTTTGCTTGAGGACTGGCCGTCGTCCATTTATGCTTATGAGCCAGGAAATAGTCGATCAGTTGTGATGGCAGCACTTTTGTCCTTAAACCCTCAGCAGCTCATCGTGTATGGGGATGAGGTTGGAGAACCAATGATTCAAACGATTAGAAATGTTTTCCAAGAACGTGCTGTATTAAGGGCGAAAGGGCAATTTGATGAAGACACGAGACAATGGCATTTAAAGAACGCTTGA